The following coding sequences lie in one Hippopotamus amphibius kiboko isolate mHipAmp2 chromosome 17, mHipAmp2.hap2, whole genome shotgun sequence genomic window:
- the TOB1 gene encoding protein Tob1, with the protein MQLEIQVALNFIISYLYNKLPRRRVNIFGEELERLLKKKYEGHWYPEKPYKGSGFRCIHIGEKVDPVIEQASKESGLDIDDVRGNLPQDLSVWIDPFEVSYQIGEKGPVKVLYVDDNNENGCELDKEINNSFNPEAQVFMPISDPASSVSSSPSPPFGHSAAVSPTFMPRSTQPLTFTTATFAATKFGSTKMKNSGRSNKVARTSPINLGLNVNDLLKQKAISSSVHSLYGLGLGSQQPPQQQQQPSQPPPPPPPPQQQQQQKTSALSPNAKEFIFPNMQGQGSNTNGMFPGDSPLNLSPLQYSNAFDVFAAYGGLNEKSFVDGLNFSLNNMQYSNQQFQPVMAN; encoded by the coding sequence ATGCAGCTTGAAATCCAAGTAGcactaaattttattatttcatatctGTACAATAAGCTTCCCAGGAGACGTGTCAACATTTTTGGTGAAGAGCTTGAAAGACTTCTTAAGAAGAAATATGAAGGGCACTGGTATCCTGAAAAGCCATACAAAGGATCAGGGTTTAGATGTATACACATAGGGGAGAAAGTGGACCCAGTGATTGAACAAGCATCCAAAGAGAGTGGTTTGGACATTGATGATGTTCGTGGCAATCTGCCACAGGATCTTAGTGTTTGGATTGACCCATTTGAGGTTTCCTACCAAATTGGTGAAAAGGGACCAGTGAAGGTGCTTTATGTGGatgataataatgaaaatggATGTGAGTTGGATAAGGAGATCAATAACAGCTTTAACCCAGAGGCCCAGGTTTTTATGCCCATAAGTGACCCAGCCTCATCAGTGTCCAGCTCTCCATCGCCTCCCTTTGGTCACTCTGCTGCTGTAAGCCCTACCTTCATGCCCCGGTCTACTCAGCCTTTAACCTTTACCACTGCCACTTTTGCTGCCACCAAGTTCGGCTCTACCAAAATGAAGAACAGTGGCCGAAGCAACAAGGTTGCACGTACTTCTCCTATCAACCTCGGCTTGAATGTGAATGACCTCTTGAAGCAGAAAGCCATCTCTTCCTCAGTGCACTCTCTGTATGGGCTTGGCCTGGGTAGCCAGCAGCCAccacagcaacagcagcagccatcccagccaccacctccaccgccaccaccacagcagcagcaacagcaaaaaaCCTCTGCTCTTTCTCCTAATGCcaaggaatttatttttcctaatatgCAGGGTCAAGGTAGTAATACCAATGGAATGTTCCCAGGTGACAGCCCCCTTAACCTCAGTCCTCTCCAGTACAGTAATGCCTTTGATGTGTTTGCGGCCTATGGAGGCCTCAACGAGAAGTCTTTTGTAGATGGCTTAAATTTTAGCTTAAATAACATGCAGTATTCTAACCAGCAATTCCAGCCTGTTATGgctaactaa